A stretch of Rhododendron vialii isolate Sample 1 chromosome 4a, ASM3025357v1 DNA encodes these proteins:
- the LOC131323123 gene encoding histidine-containing phosphotransfer protein 1-like codes for MEMCQMRVQVFEYKQSLFREGTLDAQFTQLQQLQDESNPDFVAEVVSLFFEDCEKILNDLTRALEQKCIDFKKIDAHVHQLKGSSSSVGAQKVKNACITFRNCCEEQNIEGCFTCLQLVKQEYLLVKNKLETLLRMEQQILAAGGAIPMIE; via the exons ATGGAGATGTGCCAGATGCGGGTACAAGTTTTTGAGTACAAACAATCATTATTCCGTGAG GGGACTTTGGATGCTCAATTTACACAGCTCCAGCAGCTGCAGGATGAGAGTAACCCTGATTTTGTGGCTGAAgttgtctctctcttctttGAAGATTGTGAAAAGATTCTCAATGATCTCACCAGAGCTCT AGAGCAGAAATGTATAGATTTCAAAAAGATTGATGCCCACGTTCACCAGTTGAAGGGTAGCAGTTCCAG CGTAGGTGCGCAGAAGGTTAAAAATGCATGCATTACCTTTCGCAACTGTTGTGAGGAACAGAACATCGAAGG GTGCTTCACCTGCCTGCAACTTGTGAAACAGGAGTACTTGCTTGTGAAAAACAAGCTCGAAACTTTATTGCGG ATGGAGCAACAAATTCTGGCTGCTGGTGGGGCAATTCCTATGATTGAATGA